In a genomic window of Methanosarcina horonobensis HB-1 = JCM 15518:
- a CDS encoding RNA-guided endonuclease InsQ/TnpB family protein, whose amino-acid sequence MESTKTIQLKIIDVDNDLVETMQKYSEGMNYVSEVVFQNGKVIPARKLQRIVYGYLREKLGLKSQVSCNIPRQVAGSYKTLSDQIKCKKSEWQKLVYTPSSMTLSYKRDYTITEDSVSITTFSSGRKTYKIQNYDYALQYFKEPWKFAASKVVKHYNGDYYFHLTVSQEIEEPAIEKASTFMGVDVGINYLAVASTTDKKCKFFAGGEIKNKRNIYSKMRARLQSKGTLSAKRVLKRLAGKEQRFMKDVNHCISKAIVKFAVQEKVSVIGLEDLTDIRENTNGKLRKKQRYLHNSWAFRQLQSFVDYKAKQVGILVEYVNPEYTSQTCNRCNHISKNNRKGLRFHCETCGFELNADLNSARNIEHRTRDSRYILESQGCLSTIHTDT is encoded by the coding sequence ATGGAATCCACTAAAACAATACAACTAAAAATTATAGATGTTGATAATGACTTAGTGGAAACCATGCAGAAATATTCTGAAGGAATGAACTATGTTTCAGAAGTAGTCTTTCAGAATGGAAAAGTAATTCCTGCAAGAAAATTACAGAGAATTGTATATGGTTATCTGAGAGAAAAACTAGGATTAAAATCTCAGGTAAGTTGTAACATCCCTAGACAAGTTGCAGGATCTTATAAAACTCTTTCTGATCAAATTAAATGTAAAAAATCAGAATGGCAGAAGTTAGTTTATACTCCGTCTTCCATGACTCTTTCTTATAAAAGAGATTATACAATAACGGAAGATTCAGTTAGCATAACTACATTTAGTTCAGGAAGGAAAACATACAAAATTCAGAACTATGATTATGCTCTGCAATATTTTAAAGAACCTTGGAAGTTTGCAGCTTCTAAAGTTGTAAAACATTATAACGGAGATTACTATTTCCATCTAACAGTTTCTCAGGAAATAGAAGAACCCGCGATAGAAAAAGCATCTACTTTTATGGGTGTAGATGTTGGAATTAACTATCTTGCTGTTGCTTCTACTACTGACAAAAAATGTAAGTTTTTTGCAGGTGGAGAAATAAAAAACAAGCGTAATATCTATTCTAAAATGAGAGCAAGGTTACAATCTAAGGGAACTTTATCAGCTAAAAGAGTGTTAAAACGCTTAGCAGGTAAAGAGCAACGTTTTATGAAAGATGTTAACCATTGCATCTCTAAAGCTATCGTTAAATTTGCAGTTCAGGAAAAGGTATCTGTAATTGGTCTTGAAGATCTAACCGACATTCGAGAGAATACTAATGGAAAACTCAGAAAGAAACAACGTTATTTACATAACAGTTGGGCTTTCAGACAATTACAGAGCTTCGTTGATTATAAAGCTAAACAAGTAGGGATTTTAGTTGAGTATGTTAATCCTGAATACACATCTCAAACTTGTAATAGATGTAACCACATCTCTAAAAATAATAGAAAAGGATTAAGATTCCACTGTGAAACTTGTGGGTTTGAGTTAAATGCAGATTTGAATAGTGCTCGCAACATAGAACATAGAACACGAGATTCCAGGTATATCTTAGAATCTCAGGGATGTTTGTCAACCATCCATACGGATACTTGA
- a CDS encoding NosD domain-containing protein, whose amino-acid sequence MTNTLTGNNLSNNTEGLRLTDSSLNTIFENEFDNSININESLNENFNQNSSGEAGLSNNWNRATEVCYLYNGGIYKSRFGNFYSDYEGSDSEGRGIGDLPYGSDSSPLIARLASYLFIYRKLPFPEVHG is encoded by the coding sequence TTGACTAACACTCTTACAGGAAATAATCTCTCAAACAATACGGAAGGTCTCAGGTTAACAGATTCTTCCCTGAACACAATCTTTGAAAACGAATTTGATAATAGCATCAATATCAATGAAAGTCTCAATGAAAATTTCAATCAAAATTCCTCAGGAGAAGCAGGACTTTCAAATAACTGGAACAGGGCTACAGAAGTATGTTATCTCTATAACGGCGGGATCTACAAGAGCCGATTTGGAAATTTTTACTCAGACTATGAGGGGTCGGATTCAGAAGGCAGAGGGATAGGAGATCTTCCTTATGGCAGTGACTCCTCCCCGCTTATTGCCAGATTAGCATCATACTTGTTTATATATCGAAAATTACCCTTTCCTGAAGTACACGGCTAA
- the alaXM gene encoding alanyl-tRNA editing protein AlaXM produces the protein MTEVLYFLDCYLKEFEATVEKVTEGKYVVLNRTAFYPESGGQPSDTGKLIREEDGAEFEVIYVGKFNGDISHEIALAGETESEGLKVGDKVKGIIDWDCRYRHMRMHTATHVIANVIEKEAGAQITGNQLGLDQSRVDFSLEAFDRDKFSEYERIANEIIAGNHPVNLYLVSREEAEEKLSRLTTLAKGFSEEITEVRLVEIEGVTIEACGGTHLKNTGEIKGIKIEKLQNKGKSNRRMYFTLLD, from the coding sequence ATGACAGAAGTACTTTACTTTCTTGACTGTTATCTGAAAGAGTTCGAAGCAACCGTTGAAAAAGTGACGGAAGGCAAGTACGTTGTTCTTAACCGGACGGCTTTCTATCCCGAAAGCGGAGGTCAGCCCAGTGATACCGGAAAGTTGATTCGGGAGGAAGATGGGGCTGAGTTTGAGGTTATTTATGTCGGTAAGTTCAATGGGGACATAAGCCATGAGATCGCTCTTGCAGGTGAAACCGAATCCGAAGGCTTGAAAGTCGGAGATAAGGTAAAAGGGATTATCGACTGGGACTGCCGCTACAGGCACATGCGCATGCATACTGCAACCCATGTAATTGCAAACGTGATCGAAAAAGAAGCAGGAGCTCAGATTACCGGAAACCAGCTCGGGTTGGATCAGAGCAGGGTTGACTTCAGCCTTGAAGCATTTGATAGGGATAAATTTTCCGAGTATGAAAGAATAGCAAACGAAATAATAGCCGGGAACCATCCTGTAAACCTTTATCTTGTCAGCCGCGAGGAAGCTGAAGAAAAACTTTCAAGGCTCACCACACTCGCCAAAGGTTTCTCCGAAGAGATCACTGAAGTCCGCCTTGTTGAAATTGAAGGTGTGACAATTGAAGCCTGTGGAGGGACACACCTTAAAAATACGGGAGAGATAAAGGGAATAAAAATCGAGAAGCTCCAGAACAAAGGAAAAAGCAACAGGAGAATGTACTTTACGCTTCTGGACTGA
- a CDS encoding hybrid sensor histidine kinase/response regulator, protein MKNNYTGCCEGENIGDISEKERAEKGETETRQEFHLEEKLCSPDWTADSSVTGLITMDFDGNLRYVNPFFIRMWGYGRAEELLGRHISEFLNSSAELMQAEKECLEKGEWIGELLARKSDGKLFYAHASLNLTKSSVGLPIGLTGSFVDITRFKQVEEELRNRTLELSEAKERLDMALEATGMGIWDWDVLSNSMTWDDNLFRLVGVSREEFFQTYSSLLELSSRIMPSNDEKRMLEMIQEIVNGKTDNYEFEHDISRTDGVIRHFLVKGRAHRNQEGKLVHVIGTTTDVTDKKTAENALKRSESNLARAQTMARLGSYSWDARNGEIFWSDELKTIWGYDPDKSFSLNELIFRIHPEDRERVLEALRNTLQEKHLFNSEYRIIRPDDSVRYVHDQGEISLDEKGTPIRIFGTTQDITDRKLMEEQLLKAKELAETANRAKGEFLANVSHEIRTPMNAVLGMLELLLETDITDEQREYLQLAHISAESLLSTIDDVLDFSKIEQNKIELEQINFDLKSLIFHIINLLSGKTGSNGLKLAYCVEESLPSTFSGDPVRLKQVLFNLLGNAIKFTKEGEIVLSVEAYSPSDRNYALSNSSAGEEMAQPIGEEVALLFKVRDTGIGIPPEKIDKIFDAFTQVDASVTRKYGGTGLGLAISSQLVELMGGRIWVESEVGKGSTFYFTVRVKRGPDKEDCGQESRNLESSFKFQGSKSIGGNAFGSMISSGKSLRILLAEDHPINQKLIVSLLEKKGHSLTLVTNGRDALDILSRRDFDAVLMDVQMPVMDGLETTRRIRDPSSDARWHEIPIIALTARALKEDREKCIEAGMNDYISKPLKKEKLFTVLEGIRPREVTQEILASGEKSDPSYSRGKKISICGEKVSSNIVENSIDRERLTCGFSEDQIFNLEEVLERTEGDELLLREMVRLFLDIFPELLDSMGKAIEAGETEELRESAHTLKSAAGSIGANRVFRAANDLERAGRENKPEFAVRKFGELKARLEELEPVLIRYLENKTN, encoded by the coding sequence TTGAAAAATAACTATACAGGTTGTTGTGAGGGTGAGAATATTGGGGACATAAGTGAGAAAGAAAGAGCCGAAAAAGGAGAAACTGAGACTCGGCAAGAGTTTCACTTGGAGGAAAAGCTGTGCAGTCCTGATTGGACAGCCGATTCTTCAGTTACCGGCCTCATAACTATGGATTTTGATGGAAATTTGAGATATGTAAATCCTTTTTTTATCAGAATGTGGGGATACGGCAGAGCCGAAGAGCTTCTGGGCAGGCATATTTCTGAATTCTTGAATTCTTCAGCTGAACTTATGCAGGCCGAGAAGGAGTGCCTGGAAAAAGGGGAGTGGATTGGAGAGCTTCTGGCCAGAAAAAGTGATGGAAAGCTGTTTTATGCGCATGCTTCACTAAATCTTACAAAGAGCAGCGTGGGTCTTCCCATTGGGCTTACTGGCTCTTTTGTTGATATTACCCGGTTCAAGCAGGTAGAAGAGGAACTTAGGAACAGAACCCTCGAACTTTCTGAAGCTAAAGAACGTCTTGACATGGCACTCGAGGCTACGGGGATGGGAATATGGGACTGGGACGTTCTCAGTAACTCCATGACCTGGGATGACAACCTCTTTCGTCTGGTGGGTGTATCGAGGGAAGAATTCTTCCAGACCTATAGCAGTTTGCTCGAACTCTCCAGCAGGATCATGCCCTCTAATGATGAAAAACGGATGCTGGAGATGATACAGGAAATTGTAAATGGAAAGACCGACAACTATGAGTTTGAACATGATATAAGCAGGACTGATGGCGTTATTCGTCATTTTCTTGTTAAGGGGAGAGCTCACCGAAACCAGGAAGGTAAGCTTGTTCATGTTATAGGGACAACAACGGACGTTACGGACAAAAAAACTGCTGAAAATGCCCTGAAGAGAAGCGAATCCAATCTCGCGAGAGCTCAGACAATGGCCCGTCTGGGCAGTTATTCATGGGACGCACGGAACGGAGAAATTTTCTGGTCAGATGAACTGAAAACCATATGGGGTTATGATCCTGATAAAAGTTTTTCTCTCAATGAACTGATTTTCCGGATTCATCCTGAGGACAGGGAGCGCGTTCTGGAAGCACTGCGAAATACACTACAGGAGAAGCATCTTTTTAATTCTGAGTACCGCATTATCAGACCTGACGACTCGGTGCGTTATGTCCATGACCAGGGAGAAATCAGCCTTGACGAGAAAGGAACCCCTATCAGGATATTCGGGACAACTCAGGACATTACGGATAGAAAACTTATGGAGGAGCAGCTCCTTAAAGCAAAAGAGTTAGCAGAGACTGCAAACCGGGCAAAAGGAGAATTTCTGGCAAATGTTAGCCATGAAATACGCACTCCAATGAATGCGGTTCTGGGAATGCTGGAACTCCTGCTGGAAACTGACATTACCGACGAACAGAGAGAATATCTTCAGCTTGCCCACATTTCTGCGGAATCTTTGCTTTCTACAATTGACGATGTGCTTGATTTTTCAAAAATAGAACAGAATAAAATCGAGCTTGAACAGATAAATTTCGATCTTAAAAGCCTTATATTTCATATTATTAACCTGCTTTCCGGAAAGACAGGCTCAAACGGGTTAAAACTGGCTTATTGTGTTGAAGAGAGCCTGCCGTCCACCTTCTCAGGAGATCCTGTTCGTCTTAAACAGGTTCTGTTCAACCTTCTTGGTAACGCAATAAAGTTTACTAAAGAAGGAGAAATTGTCCTTTCAGTTGAAGCATACAGTCCATCTGATAGAAACTATGCGCTATCGAATTCCAGTGCCGGGGAAGAAATGGCACAACCTATCGGGGAAGAAGTGGCACTCCTTTTTAAAGTAAGGGATACAGGGATCGGAATTCCTCCTGAAAAGATTGATAAAATATTTGACGCTTTCACTCAGGTTGACGCCTCTGTCACAAGAAAGTACGGTGGAACCGGGCTTGGACTTGCAATTTCTTCCCAGCTTGTCGAGCTTATGGGCGGCAGGATCTGGGTAGAAAGCGAGGTAGGGAAAGGAAGCACTTTTTATTTCACTGTCAGGGTAAAGAGAGGACCGGATAAGGAGGACTGTGGGCAGGAAAGCAGGAATCTGGAAAGCTCGTTCAAATTTCAGGGAAGTAAAAGTATAGGTGGAAATGCGTTCGGAAGCATGATATCTTCTGGAAAGAGTCTGAGAATTCTTCTTGCCGAGGATCACCCGATAAACCAAAAATTAATTGTAAGTCTTCTTGAGAAAAAAGGGCATAGTCTTACCCTTGTTACTAATGGGAGGGATGCGCTTGATATCCTTTCCAGAAGGGATTTTGATGCAGTGCTGATGGATGTTCAGATGCCTGTCATGGACGGGCTTGAAACTACTCGAAGGATAAGGGATCCTTCTTCCGATGCAAGATGGCATGAAATTCCGATAATAGCCCTTACTGCCCGGGCTCTGAAAGAGGATAGAGAGAAATGTATTGAAGCAGGTATGAACGACTACATTTCGAAACCTCTGAAAAAGGAAAAACTTTTTACTGTCCTGGAGGGCATCAGGCCCAGGGAAGTTACTCAGGAAATATTAGCTTCAGGTGAGAAGTCCGACCCCTCTTACTCGCGTGGGAAAAAGATATCTATCTGTGGGGAAAAAGTATCTTCTAACATAGTGGAAAACTCCATTGACAGGGAAAGATTAACGTGCGGTTTTTCAGAAGATCAGATCTTTAACCTGGAAGAAGTGCTTGAAAGGACAGAGGGAGATGAATTACTCTTAAGGGAAATGGTCAGGCTTTTCCTTGATATATTTCCTGAGTTACTGGATTCTATGGGTAAAGCTATAGAAGCAGGAGAAACTGAGGAGCTCAGAGAAAGTGCTCACACTTTAAAAAGTGCAGCCGGAAGTATAGGAGCAAACAGGGTTTTCAGGGCTGCTAATGACCTTGAGAGGGCAGGAAGAGAAAACAAACCGGAGTTTGCTGTCAGGAAATTTGGAGAGCTTAAAGCCCGGCTTGAAGAGCTTGAGCCTGTTCTTATCAGGTATCTGGAAAACAAGACCAATTGA
- a CDS encoding response regulator → MKVLIAEDEPISNLYLKNTLVRWGYEVVSTKNGSEAWEVLRGSNPQWIAILDWEMPKMKGIEVCQKIRADSRISTGTYVILITGRDLDEDIEMGFKAGADDYLKKPFNNQILKAKLETARRALNL, encoded by the coding sequence TTGAAAGTTCTGATTGCTGAAGATGAACCTATCTCTAATTTATACCTTAAGAACACCCTGGTAAGGTGGGGTTACGAAGTAGTTTCAACTAAAAATGGAAGCGAAGCCTGGGAAGTTTTGAGAGGAAGTAACCCTCAGTGGATTGCAATTCTGGATTGGGAAATGCCTAAAATGAAAGGCATAGAGGTTTGTCAAAAAATAAGGGCGGATTCCAGGATAAGCACCGGCACTTATGTCATCCTCATTACCGGCAGGGATCTGGACGAAGATATTGAGATGGGTTTTAAGGCAGGCGCGGATGATTACCTTAAGAAACCTTTTAATAATCAGATATTGAAAGCAAAACTGGAAACTGCCAGAAGAGCTCTGAACCTCTAA
- a CDS encoding PLDc N-terminal domain-containing protein: MITIWVVSVIISLAVVLYDVFTRNRKLTPVIMVFWILIIVLLSIFGVVLYYFLGRKRV; encoded by the coding sequence TTGATTACGATATGGGTTGTCTCAGTAATTATCTCGCTTGCGGTGGTTCTTTATGATGTATTCACCCGGAACAGGAAGCTTACTCCTGTGATAATGGTTTTCTGGATACTTATTATTGTCCTGCTATCTATTTTTGGAGTAGTCCTTTACTATTTCCTGGGAAGAAAAAGGGTTTAA
- a CDS encoding VOC family protein, translating to MPTIVHFDIPADDSERAKNFYSRLFGWKFEKPLETMDYYLIETEGLKGESGPGGGLGKRQGADQRIMNYIGVPSVDDYLEKVEKLGGRVLMPKTSVSGWGYLAICMDTESNTFGLWQDEEKTE from the coding sequence ATGCCAACAATAGTTCACTTTGATATTCCGGCAGATGATTCTGAGAGGGCAAAAAATTTTTACTCCAGACTATTTGGCTGGAAGTTTGAGAAGCCTCTGGAAACAATGGATTACTACCTGATAGAAACTGAGGGACTTAAAGGGGAATCCGGGCCTGGAGGAGGACTCGGAAAAAGACAAGGTGCAGACCAGAGAATAATGAATTATATCGGAGTTCCTTCAGTGGACGATTACCTCGAAAAGGTAGAAAAACTCGGAGGCAGAGTGCTTATGCCAAAAACCTCTGTCTCTGGATGGGGGTATCTTGCAATCTGTATGGACACTGAAAGCAATACCTTTGGGCTCTGGCAGGATGAGGAAAAGACAGAATGA
- a CDS encoding diacylglycerol/polyprenol kinase family protein: MVDLNQEGARCKYRDKKSSLKGELERQLIHLFTGLFFIFFIYATGDKALWILLFLLVFYLAISYVIVKEKLPPSLSALLCRWGRPGKQNIPLKGTILLVCGIVASLILFPEEIVYASIAVVGFGDSVATITGVTVGRHKLPYSEQKTVEGTFAGIVSAFLASLFFVTPVQAFAGSAGGMLLESAVDLQTIRELNSQAALRFFLNDNFLIPVFSGLLMFIVGLL; encoded by the coding sequence ATGGTAGACCTGAATCAGGAAGGAGCCAGATGTAAGTATCGCGACAAAAAGTCTTCTCTTAAGGGTGAGCTTGAACGCCAGCTAATACATCTTTTTACGGGACTCTTTTTTATCTTTTTCATTTATGCAACAGGGGATAAGGCATTGTGGATTCTGCTATTTCTGCTTGTTTTCTATCTGGCAATCTCTTATGTAATTGTAAAGGAAAAGCTTCCACCCTCACTTTCTGCTCTTCTGTGCAGATGGGGACGGCCTGGAAAGCAGAACATCCCTCTTAAAGGGACTATCCTGCTTGTTTGCGGAATAGTCGCTTCTCTGATTCTTTTCCCTGAAGAAATAGTGTATGCTTCGATTGCAGTGGTCGGTTTTGGAGACTCGGTAGCAACCATTACAGGTGTAACCGTAGGCAGGCATAAACTGCCTTATTCGGAGCAAAAAACCGTAGAAGGGACATTTGCCGGCATTGTGTCTGCTTTCCTTGCTTCGTTGTTTTTTGTGACTCCTGTTCAGGCTTTTGCCGGGTCAGCAGGAGGAATGTTACTGGAAAGCGCTGTGGATTTACAGACAATAAGGGAACTTAACTCTCAGGCAGCATTAAGGTTTTTTCTCAACGATAATTTCTTGATTCCTGTATTTTCCGGTTTACTTATGTTTATTGTCGGGCTTCTATAA
- a CDS encoding calcium/sodium antiporter: MVLTNFFILLLGLVFLVKGSDYFVKSASTIAKKLGVSEFVIGLTLVAVGTSIPELASSIAASVQQASGIVVGNVVGSNIVNIGLIVGFAAFLSPMKTEVEMLKRDGYIMLFSAVLFFVFALNGELSIIESGLFVLLYIAYTFFLFEEAEKYEGKLHFKEFITYFFKFQYINSARQKLNGTGRNGNSDSKNENGRLKGGFSKDIVTLVLSCAAIIIGANYFVDESIFFAELLGVPDTLIGTTLVAVGTSLPELVVTVSAARQGYGNIALGNIIGSNITNVLMILGLSGLLYPIAIAEISLFFTTPVMIFISVILLIFISTGWEIKRWEGVALMVFYAAFLLVLFRMS, translated from the coding sequence ATGGTCTTAACAAATTTTTTCATTCTTTTACTTGGCCTGGTCTTCCTGGTCAAGGGGTCAGACTATTTCGTCAAGTCAGCATCAACGATTGCAAAAAAGCTTGGCGTGTCAGAATTTGTTATAGGGCTGACTCTTGTGGCAGTAGGAACATCCATCCCGGAACTTGCTTCTTCCATAGCCGCTTCTGTCCAGCAGGCAAGTGGAATAGTTGTAGGAAATGTAGTAGGCTCGAACATTGTTAACATAGGTCTGATTGTCGGGTTTGCTGCATTTCTTTCTCCGATGAAAACCGAAGTTGAGATGCTCAAAAGAGACGGCTATATCATGCTCTTTTCAGCTGTGCTCTTTTTTGTTTTTGCACTCAATGGTGAATTGTCAATAATCGAATCCGGTTTATTTGTACTGCTGTATATCGCTTACACATTTTTTTTGTTTGAAGAGGCAGAAAAATACGAAGGAAAACTCCATTTCAAAGAGTTCATAACATACTTTTTCAAATTTCAGTACATCAACAGTGCAAGGCAAAAACTTAATGGTACAGGTCGTAACGGGAACTCTGATTCAAAAAATGAAAACGGCAGGCTTAAGGGAGGCTTTTCAAAAGATATAGTTACCCTTGTATTAAGCTGTGCAGCGATTATAATAGGGGCAAACTATTTCGTTGATGAGTCAATCTTTTTTGCAGAGCTTCTGGGAGTTCCTGATACCCTCATTGGCACGACTCTGGTCGCAGTAGGGACTTCCCTTCCTGAGCTTGTTGTAACGGTGTCCGCAGCAAGGCAAGGTTACGGAAACATTGCCCTTGGTAACATTATAGGTTCAAATATCACAAACGTACTTATGATCCTCGGGCTTTCCGGGCTTCTCTACCCTATAGCCATTGCGGAAATAAGTCTCTTCTTTACGACTCCTGTCATGATATTCATAAGCGTGATCCTGCTTATCTTTATCAGTACAGGCTGGGAAATAAAAAGATGGGAAGGAGTAGCATTGATGGTTTTCTATGCAGCTTTTCTTCTAGTCCTGTTCAGGATGAGCTGA
- a CDS encoding DUF2795 domain-containing protein translates to MGKVMNIRIQEGELIKRNPSRIEEVITDRGMSSPKSRDDLVKFAEGKQARSEDLDLLRGLPLKEYSTPADVTRELDRLERQRTRSSKQ, encoded by the coding sequence TTGGGAAAGGTAATGAACATCCGAATCCAGGAAGGTGAACTCATCAAAAGGAATCCAAGCCGGATCGAGGAAGTTATTACTGATAGGGGAATGAGTTCCCCCAAAAGCAGGGACGATCTTGTAAAATTTGCCGAAGGAAAACAGGCAAGAAGTGAAGATCTGGACCTTTTAAGAGGCCTGCCTCTAAAAGAGTACAGTACCCCTGCAGATGTTACCAGAGAACTTGATCGGCTGGAAAGACAGCGTACCAGATCAAGTAAACAATGA
- a CDS encoding DUF2795 domain-containing protein: MQTSPASVQKTLKDIEYPAEKRDLVEHARQHDASDDVINAIKNLPDKAYTSAADVNKELEDK; the protein is encoded by the coding sequence ATGCAAACAAGTCCAGCTTCTGTTCAGAAGACCTTAAAGGACATAGAATATCCTGCAGAGAAGAGGGATCTTGTTGAGCACGCAAGGCAGCATGATGCAAGTGATGATGTAATAAATGCCATTAAAAACCTTCCAGACAAAGCGTACACAAGTGCTGCCGATGTTAACAAGGAATTAGAAGATAAATAA
- a CDS encoding DUF2795 domain-containing protein, whose amino-acid sequence MKASMADVEHALKGIDFPKSKNEIIQYAQSKNASQDIINDLQDLSDRTYNNAADVAQEFSGKHLKGESR is encoded by the coding sequence ATGAAAGCAAGTATGGCTGATGTTGAACATGCACTGAAAGGTATCGATTTTCCTAAGAGTAAGAATGAAATTATTCAGTACGCTCAGAGTAAGAATGCTAGCCAGGACATAATTAATGACCTGCAGGATCTTTCAGACAGGACATATAACAATGCTGCAGATGTCGCTCAGGAATTCAGTGGAAAGCATCTGAAGGGCGAGTCAAGATAA
- a CDS encoding DUF2795 domain-containing protein gives MKASMADVEHALKGIDFPKSKNEIIQYAQSKNASQDIINDLQDLSDRTYNNAADVAQEFSGKRLKGESR, from the coding sequence ATGAAAGCAAGTATGGCTGATGTTGAACATGCACTGAAAGGTATCGATTTTCCTAAGAGTAAGAATGAAATTATTCAGTACGCTCAGAGTAAGAATGCTAGCCAGGACATAATTAATGACCTGCAGGATCTTTCAGACAGGACATATAACAATGCTGCAGATGTCGCTCAGGAATTCAGTGGAAAACGCCTGAAGGGCGAGTCAAGATAA
- a CDS encoding DUF2795 domain-containing protein encodes MKSNPIEVQKALKNMNYPAKKEDLIKHAKDNNARDEVMQDINNLPEKEYTNAADVSKEFKGD; translated from the coding sequence ATGAAATCAAATCCTATCGAAGTCCAAAAGGCTCTAAAAAACATGAATTATCCTGCAAAGAAGGAAGATCTTATTAAGCATGCTAAGGATAATAACGCTCGCGACGAGGTTATGCAGGACATTAATAATCTTCCTGAAAAAGAGTACACCAACGCTGCAGATGTCAGCAAGGAGTTTAAAGGGGATTAA
- a CDS encoding DUF2795 domain-containing protein, which translates to METSPIEVQKALKDMDYPAGKQDLIQHAKQHNASKEVMNVLQSLPEKQYNNAADVSKEFSGK; encoded by the coding sequence ATGGAAACAAGTCCTATTGAAGTCCAGAAAGCTCTAAAGGACATGGATTATCCTGCAGGAAAACAGGACCTTATTCAGCATGCTAAGCAGCACAATGCCAGCAAGGAAGTAATGAATGTTCTCCAGAGCCTTCCTGAAAAGCAATACAACAACGCTGCTGATGTCAGCAAAGAGTTCTCAGGCAAGTAA
- a CDS encoding CxxC-x17-CxxC domain-containing protein yields MERKSFQGRDRDQSRDRGSSRGGGFGREPQKMYKAKCSECDMETEVPFKPDPDRPVYCRECYAKRKSRKF; encoded by the coding sequence ATGGAACGAAAAAGTTTCCAGGGCAGAGATCGGGACCAGAGTAGAGATCGGGGTTCCAGTAGAGGAGGCGGCTTCGGCAGAGAGCCGCAAAAGATGTACAAAGCAAAATGTTCTGAGTGTGATATGGAAACAGAGGTGCCCTTTAAGCCGGACCCTGACAGACCAGTCTACTGCAGGGAGTGCTACGCAAAGAGAAAGAGTAGAAAGTTTTAA
- a CDS encoding toll/interleukin-1 receptor domain-containing protein, with protein sequence MITKVYISHCERDELLAQELARALWAVEIESFSSLYRKARVLSLAERIRFGIRQSDCIIPIITQEGVLSPEVNQEIGLAVGIDQLIIPLVESGIELPVLIRHLQPISFYPEAYEDALGKLIQNIRQLTKLDWLKIKCPYCAEEMTQYISPEEEVERALLAGKHLETICSYCQRNIYLDPRTFRPIP encoded by the coding sequence ATGATCACAAAGGTTTACATATCCCACTGCGAACGAGATGAACTGCTTGCTCAGGAACTGGCAAGAGCTCTGTGGGCAGTGGAAATTGAGAGCTTTTCGTCTCTGTACAGGAAAGCTCGAGTTCTTTCCCTAGCTGAAAGAATACGTTTTGGAATCCGCCAGTCAGACTGTATTATCCCTATCATCACACAGGAAGGAGTGCTATCCCCGGAAGTGAACCAGGAGATCGGGCTGGCTGTAGGAATTGATCAGTTAATAATTCCGCTGGTAGAGTCAGGGATTGAACTGCCTGTTCTTATACGTCATCTCCAGCCGATTAGTTTTTACCCTGAAGCCTATGAAGATGCTCTGGGAAAACTTATACAGAACATAAGGCAGCTTACAAAACTGGACTGGCTAAAAATAAAGTGCCCTTACTGCGCAGAGGAAATGACGCAGTATATTTCTCCGGAAGAAGAGGTGGAAAGGGCTCTTCTTGCAGGAAAGCACCTCGAAACGATCTGCAGTTACTGCCAGAGAAACATCTACCTTGACCCCAGGACCTTTAGACCTATACCCTGA